Genomic DNA from Pseudomonas fitomaticsae:
CAATGAGGGGATGGACAGACTGCTTGCAAGTGGTCTGCGCCGGCTGAAAATAAAGTCCGCACGCGCTGATAGCCATTAGCCAATATGTGATATAACGACGGCGTTCTTTATCAGACACCAGAGCTATTAGTTAAATAGTTCAAACTTTAAAGCACAATAAAATGGAGGCGGCATATCATGGAAAAGATTTCTTCAGCCCACCGGGCGCAATGTACTTGATCAATTAAAATCATCATGAGACGGCAGACTGAAAATAACTGCCCATGACAGATTTCCATGGCGAATGCGCCTGGACAATATCAATCAGTTAATTGTCCACGCATACCCAGCCGATCCAGCTTTGTTTTGCCACGGCAAACTTTATAAGTACACATCATTAATGAAAAACGTCTACCTGATCAGCAATGTCACCCGTGGCGGCAAAACATATCTCGAATACCTGATCCCGGCGCTCAATGCCCTGCGACACACCTACAACTGCATCGTGCTGCAAACCGACAAGACCGGCCTGAGCAGGCAGGAGGCAGAGGAGATCCTCGACTATCCGGTTGAGCAGGTAGAGGTCGAAGTCATCGCGAACCTGGCTTCACAAGTCGTGATTTCAAACGATGCCTGGATAGGCCGACTGCTGGACGATTCAAACTTCGGCATCTTCATGACCCACGGCAATGTGGGAATGCCGACCAAGGACAAGTATTACTACGCCGAACTGACGTCCTATTGGGACGTGGTCATTTCTTCGTCCCGATCGGGTTTTGATCTGATCCGATCGGGTCTGCAACGCTACAGGCCGGACAGAAAGGCCCTGAAATCGCTGATTGCCGATGGCATAGCCTTGCGCGCCGACCTGCGCAAGACCAGCCCGGTTGCGACGCTGCCCATCAAGGTCCCGAGATTCTTCGAATCCGCTCCCGTGTCGGACAAGGCATCAGATGACTACGTTGTCGGGCTGCTGCCGACCCAACTGGGAATCTGCCCAAGCGGCGCGTCCCTGTATGAAAACCTGCAAACCGTGATCAACGCGGTCAAGTCACAGCTACCCCACGCCAGGTTCATCCTGCGTCCATACATGGCCGACCTTCAGCATTCAACCCTGAAGGACTTGTGCAGCCAGCTCTCGGCGTATGACTGGATCACCATCGACACGGCAGGCACCAGCAGTACGGTTTTCTATCAACAGTGCGACACCATCATCACCGACGCCTCGACCGGCGGCGTGTCGTTCATGCTCAATACCTGCAAGCTGCCGATCTATTACGTCCCGACTACCGAAGAGTCCAATCCAACCGTCGATGTCTGGCTGCAACAAATGAACAACTTGCTGCCTATCGCCAAGAACGGTGATGAACTAAAAGAGTTGGCCCTAGGGTTCAGCCTGATGTCGCCTGAAGACTGTTACTTCATTTACAAGAAGTTCTATGAAACGCAGTACAACAACTTGCCGCTACCGCAGGATGTATTTCACGACCTGATTGAAAACAGGCACGACTCGATGTTCTGCCAACTAACCATCGATTCTTTTGGCAACATTAATGAACGTGACTGAATACTTGTATCGCGTGTTGAACCGGCGACAGGTTCATCACGTCAGGTACCCAAACCGGACACTGGTCAGAACGCTATGAAATGTAACCCTCACGCGCAAGTGATCTGGATAACGGGCCTTTCAGGCGCCGGCAAGTCAACGCTGGCCGGTGAGCTGGTTGCCCGCCTGCGCAGCAACGGCCAATCGGTTGTGATGCTCGACGGCGATGAGCTGCGCGAGGTGTTCGGGGCCACCGCCGACAATTCGCAGAACCATGGCCGCGAAGGGCGACTCGCACTGGCCATGCAATATGCCCACCTCTGCCGAATGATCGCCGCGCAAGGTCACACCGTGGTGATCGCGACCATTTCGCTGTTTCGTGAAGTTCATGCGTGGAACCGCGCCCATCTGCCCGGCTATTTCGAGGTCTACCTCAAAGTGCCGGTAGAGGAACTCAGGCGCCGGGATCCCAAGGGCATCTACCGCCGCTTTCACGCCGGTGAACTGCACAACGTGGCCGGACTCGACCTGCCTGTGGATGAACCGCAGGCAGCAGACTGGCTGGTTGAATTCGACCCCCTGCGCTCCAGGCACGACCTGGCAGACGATTTACTCAATAAAATTCACACAAGGAATCCGGCATGAAAACCGAATGGGATTACACCACCCTGGCCGACGCTTACCTGAAGCGCCCTGACTACGCCGATGCGGCCATCGACGCCATGCTCTCGATTGCGGGTGCCGAACAGGGTGACAAATTCTGTGACGTCGGCGCTGGCGTTGCTCACCTGACGCTGATGCTGGCCGCTCGCGGCCTGGACGT
This window encodes:
- a CDS encoding adenylyl-sulfate kinase — its product is MKCNPHAQVIWITGLSGAGKSTLAGELVARLRSNGQSVVMLDGDELREVFGATADNSQNHGREGRLALAMQYAHLCRMIAAQGHTVVIATISLFREVHAWNRAHLPGYFEVYLKVPVEELRRRDPKGIYRRFHAGELHNVAGLDLPVDEPQAADWLVEFDPLRSRHDLADDLLNKIHTRNPA